Part of the Paenibacillus sp. FSL R7-0273 genome is shown below.
CGGAAGTCCAGCCACTGGGCCATCGGATTCTCTCCGCGGTCAAGCGGGTCGATATTGGCGGCGCGGTGGCCATGTATACGAATGTTAGCGATCAGCTTGGAGGCTCTTACGGCTTTCTTCAGCCATTCGGCATCCCCTGTTACAGCAGGCAGCGGAGCCTGCTCGGTTACCGGTGCCATCGGCGGAGGGCCGTTTGTAGTAAATAGATCGCGGTAATTAGGTTCTACTGAAGAGGGGTCATTGATAAACTGTTCATACTTGTCTTGAATATAGCCCAGATTCGGTCCGTGATAACTGCTCCAAACGGATTCATTATAAGGTCCTTTGGCTGCCATGAATACATCCTCCTAACGGATGAACCCCACATGCGCCAGGAAAAGCACCAGCGGCTGGTGGGGCTGATATGTTTGCGGTTTCATTGCACCTCTATTGTGCTACTTTGGGGTCAGCTAATCAATTCATACTTTGTGCTATACCGTTCGCAAAATGGTATGATTCAGGCCGTTATTCATCCAGAACCATTATAAATGCTGTGGGCTGATTAGAGAGCGGGAAAGAGGGTAAATAAGTCTATGTTTTATTCTGAGAAAATAGCCTGGTATCCAGCTAGTCATAGGTCATAGCGCACAGTTTTCATATAGTTTAATCAAAATATTACAAAATGAATCGTAAATTCCGAAGATATTCGCTCAGAATATTTCCAACAATCGACACACTTTGTTAATGGGATGCTATATAATGTTATTGCAGAGAGCGGTTTCATACTTTTAATGACCGGTTGTAGCCAGATCCTTTCATGTAAAGGGTCCAGTAAAGGGTAAACCTGGACGAAAGACAGGGGCACAAAGTCTCGGATCTAATGTAGAAATACTATGATGGCCGGACTGCCTGGGGACGTATAATCTTAGGAGGAGATTTCTTGGATAAGTCCAACCAGGGGAATGACAGAGAATTGCAAACGGGTGATCTGGATCTGGAATGGGTGTATTTAATGATGGCGGCCAGGCAGGCCGGCCTCAAGGCGGAGGAGATCCGCCGGTTTCTGAGTGAAAGGGCGTTACAGGCGATGTAATGCAGAGGGTCATCCGGATGTTACATACAGAGAAGGGCACAGCGAATGAGGCTGTGCCCTTTTTTGCTGAATAGGAATGTATATGTTTCCTGGCAGCTATTCCTTCTGCTCCAGCCGCCATTTCTGATAATCGAGGAACTCCTTGAATTCACGCTTGCTTATTCCGGAAGCCATAGCTTCCTGTGCAAGACGCAACCATTCACCGTCGAGTGTAGTCTCCTGCGCTTCCAGCGGTTCGCCGTACAGCAGGATATGAATAGATACCTGGAGTGCATCGGCCATCTTCTCGATGAACTGGATAGAGGGATTGGATTGAATATTTCGTTCCACATTGCTAAGGTATGATTTCGCCACATCAGCCTTATCCGCCAGTTCGGATAAGGACAGGCCCTTCTCCAGGCGGAGCTGGTGAATGCGATTTCCTAAATGTTCCGGCACAGTTAAACGCCCCTCCGCACTTTTTGTTAACAGTATAGCAAATAACCCTACTACGGACAAAGCACTATCGAAGCGGTGTATGAATCCATTCAGAATCATTTCATTACCGTTCACCTCATTTTCACTCCCCGCAGCAGCTTCAATCTGCATAACTGATAAAATCCAATTTCCTTGATGTTGTTCTTTAAAAAGTACGAAAACGTGAGTAAACCTCAGATAAATTAAGGAAAACAAACTAGAATCGTTCTTTATAACGAATATTGCTTAAAAATGAAGGTTTAAATATTCTGGGAACATGACATATACTTATGCCAAGGTTCTTTATAACGAACATTATATGTTCTTCATAAAGATCAAATGACTGATAGACGAACTAGTTTGCATGGCATATGCGGACTACCAAAGGAGAGGCTCCTGTGAGGCTTTCACGAACTTCGCGCAAGAAAAAAAACCGCCGGTTAATCCTTCCGCAGCTTGCGGGAATTGTGGTGATCTCCGCCTATGGCATCGGTCAGATTACCTCCCCGACGTATGCGCTTATTACCGGCAGCACAGCGGCAGAATCGGGTATTACAAGTGCCTTTGTTTTTCCGGTAACAGTGGATCAGCTGGCTAATCAGGCCAGCGAAGCGATGAACCGGGCTGTTCTGAAGCGTGAGGCAGCGAAAGGGGCGTTCGCAGACATTGCG
Proteins encoded:
- a CDS encoding anti-repressor SinI family protein; amino-acid sequence: MDKSNQGNDRELQTGDLDLEWVYLMMAARQAGLKAEEIRRFLSERALQAM
- a CDS encoding helix-turn-helix domain-containing protein, coding for MPEHLGNRIHQLRLEKGLSLSELADKADVAKSYLSNVERNIQSNPSIQFIEKMADALQVSIHILLYGEPLEAQETTLDGEWLRLAQEAMASGISKREFKEFLDYQKWRLEQKE